The following proteins come from a genomic window of Candidatus Omnitrophota bacterium:
- a CDS encoding TonB-dependent receptor, whose product MINKIKELAVWFLCAFILLNYQAVSLGEESSQLERIVVTSSRTPENIKGTTSDVTVLWKKDLDDANSADLKNMIRQVLGVDVVQTGSFGGATSFFLRGTSPGQSRIMIDNVRLYDPIAADAAYDMGHLLVGNIDRTEIVRGPQSVLYGSDAMGGVVNIITQKGEGRPRVNILLSQGTHNTQNMSLESLGRIDKLSYSFSASRYASDGISKLRNTSEHDPNEDLNLSLRAEYNIDAQNTFGITSRIVESKYRYDDSFGLRDDPNLKAHQRQMIFSNFWETRPADFWKQKLQLSYFGISRRDFDDKDEQFPNDYLRDRYKGQSYQMDWQNNFTLSQFDTLVCGVDGQRESGEYHYYSEYTYGGSVYSSQTDFPRVYSNTKGVYAENLLNVSDKFRFNTGIRIDDHSYAGLKTVYKTDASYLFSCGTKIKAGWGTAYKAPTLYQLHAEAIPFMFGGGNDKLQPEESQSYEFGFEQAIMKDKVYFSSVFFHTQLKNLIDAKYDPVTYYTPQYSNIGQARIYGYENSLEFRPLDVFKINIGYTWQDTEDKSNGDELIRRPRNKAFLGLNYSPIPKLEINLKLLYVGRRSDVGNLLLKAYNKTDLNINYKINKNFETFLNVDNLTSEKYREVFNYACPGRMVNIGGKIHF is encoded by the coding sequence ATGATAAATAAAATTAAGGAATTGGCGGTTTGGTTTTTGTGTGCGTTTATATTGTTGAATTATCAAGCGGTTTCTTTAGGAGAGGAAAGCTCGCAGCTGGAACGGATTGTTGTCACTTCATCTCGGACTCCGGAGAACATCAAGGGCACAACAAGTGATGTAACTGTTCTTTGGAAAAAAGATTTAGATGATGCTAATAGCGCAGACTTGAAAAATATGATAAGGCAAGTCTTAGGCGTGGATGTTGTTCAGACGGGTAGTTTCGGAGGCGCAACCTCGTTTTTCTTGAGAGGCACCAGCCCCGGACAGTCAAGGATCATGATTGACAATGTTAGATTGTATGATCCTATTGCTGCAGATGCCGCGTATGATATGGGGCATCTGTTGGTTGGTAACATTGACCGCACAGAGATAGTTAGGGGCCCGCAAAGCGTTTTGTACGGCTCTGATGCTATGGGGGGCGTGGTCAATATTATCACTCAAAAAGGCGAAGGCCGGCCGCGCGTTAACATTTTATTAAGCCAAGGCACTCATAATACGCAAAATATGTCTTTAGAATCATTGGGCAGGATAGATAAATTATCCTATTCTTTTTCCGCATCGCGGTATGCCTCAGATGGAATATCCAAGTTGAGAAATACTTCCGAACATGACCCCAACGAGGATCTCAATTTATCTTTAAGGGCAGAGTATAATATTGATGCGCAAAACACGTTTGGGATTACAAGCCGCATTGTAGAATCCAAGTACAGATATGATGATTCATTCGGGTTAAGAGATGATCCCAATCTTAAGGCGCATCAGAGGCAGATGATTTTTAGTAATTTTTGGGAAACCAGACCCGCTGATTTCTGGAAACAAAAATTACAGCTTTCATATTTTGGCATATCTCGCAGAGATTTTGATGATAAGGACGAACAGTTCCCCAACGATTATTTAAGGGATCGTTATAAAGGGCAGAGCTATCAGATGGATTGGCAGAATAACTTCACGCTTTCTCAATTTGATACTTTGGTATGCGGGGTAGATGGGCAAAGAGAAAGCGGAGAATATCACTATTATTCAGAATATACATATGGTGGTTCTGTTTATTCTAGCCAAACAGATTTTCCCAGAGTTTATAGTAATACCAAAGGCGTGTATGCGGAAAATTTGCTTAATGTCTCTGACAAATTTCGTTTTAACACCGGCATAAGAATTGATGATCATTCATACGCGGGGTTAAAGACAGTATATAAAACAGATGCCAGCTATTTATTTTCGTGCGGGACAAAGATTAAGGCGGGTTGGGGTACGGCTTATAAAGCCCCGACTCTCTATCAACTGCATGCTGAAGCCATCCCTTTTATGTTTGGCGGGGGTAATGACAAACTTCAACCCGAAGAAAGCCAGTCTTATGAATTTGGTTTTGAGCAAGCAATAATGAAGGATAAGGTATATTTTAGTAGCGTTTTTTTCCATACCCAGCTAAAAAACCTTATTGATGCCAAATACGATCCGGTTACATACTATACTCCACAATATTCTAATATTGGTCAAGCCAGAATCTACGGCTATGAAAATTCTCTGGAATTTAGGCCCTTAGATGTTTTTAAAATAAATATTGGTTATACTTGGCAGGACACAGAAGATAAGAGCAATGGTGACGAGTTAATAAGGCGGCCCAGGAATAAGGCCTTTTTAGGGTTAAATTATAGCCCTATTCCTAAACTGGAGATAAATCTTAAGCTCTTATATGTCGGCCGGCGCAGTGATGTAGGCAATTTATTGCTGAAGGCTTATAACAAAACAGACCTTAATATCAATTATAAAATTAACAAGAATTTTGAAACCTTTTTAAATGTAGACAATTTAACAAGCGAAAAATACAGAGAGGTTTTTAATTACGCTTGCCCCGGTCGCATGGTTAATATAGGAGGCAAAATACATTTCTAA
- a CDS encoding diphthine--ammonia ligase: protein MKSNVIASWSGGKDSCLALYRAMKQGYKINNLLNFISKGSGRGCFHGLTADLLKYQAKLMGFPLTQCAVSPDMKLYEEEFKQAVDRFIKKGARYMVFGDIYLLEHSSWVERVCGELGINPVEPLWADDTLGLIDEFVDAGFKAVIVSCKADVMGEEYLGRIIDKPLAKELKAKGICPCGENGEYHTLVVDGPIFAKPIQILDSEKIKKQGFWEHWFLDIKYYQ, encoded by the coding sequence ATGAAATCAAACGTGATTGCTTCTTGGAGTGGGGGCAAGGATAGCTGTTTAGCGCTTTATCGGGCGATGAAACAGGGTTATAAAATAAATAATCTTTTGAATTTTATTTCTAAGGGTTCTGGCAGGGGTTGTTTTCATGGATTAACCGCAGATTTATTAAAATATCAGGCTAAGCTTATGGGGTTTCCTTTAACGCAATGCGCAGTAAGCCCTGATATGAAATTGTATGAAGAGGAATTTAAGCAAGCCGTGGATAGATTTATAAAGAAGGGCGCGCGCTATATGGTTTTCGGGGATATATATTTGCTGGAGCATAGCAGTTGGGTAGAAAGGGTTTGTGGCGAATTGGGGATCAACCCCGTAGAGCCGTTATGGGCAGATGATACTCTTGGGTTGATTGATGAATTTGTGGATGCCGGCTTTAAAGCGGTTATCGTAAGCTGTAAAGCCGATGTTATGGGCGAAGAATATTTAGGCAGAATAATTGATAAGCCATTGGCCAAAGAATTAAAAGCCAAAGGCATCTGCCCCTGCGGGGAGAACGGAGAATACCATACTTTAGTGGTCGATGGGCCAATTTTTGCTAAGCCGATCCAAATATTGGATAGCGAAAAAATCAAGAAACAAGGTTTTTGGGAGCACTGGTTTTTGGATATCAAATATTATCAATAA
- the cobS gene encoding adenosylcobinamide-GDP ribazoletransferase: MQQFLLALQFLSVIPVKVKKYSEKKAAESMVYFPFVGLFLGVFVADLRWLLHFWGLPFISINLLSVIMLIILTAGIHLDGVADTFDAIGSGKSKEEKLSIMRDPHIGAIGVLAIVSILFLKIAALLALPLKEGSFAIILSCVTSRFAMAGLISFFPYARQSGKAEAFIKNSTNNIFILALIMAVVCVSLVDLQKGLGLLAISTLVAFLLGNYFKRSLGGVTGDICGAVNEISETLCLLLWGVL, encoded by the coding sequence ATGCAACAGTTTCTTTTAGCTTTACAATTTTTAAGTGTTATCCCCGTTAAGGTAAAGAAATATTCAGAGAAAAAAGCCGCCGAGTCTATGGTTTATTTTCCTTTTGTCGGGCTTTTCTTGGGTGTTTTTGTGGCAGATTTGCGCTGGTTATTGCATTTTTGGGGCCTGCCTTTTATAAGCATTAATTTATTATCGGTAATTATGTTAATTATTTTAACTGCCGGTATCCATTTGGATGGCGTGGCCGATACATTTGACGCCATAGGAAGCGGAAAATCTAAAGAAGAAAAACTTTCCATTATGCGCGATCCGCATATCGGGGCCATCGGGGTTTTGGCAATAGTAAGTATTCTTTTTTTGAAGATAGCCGCGCTTTTGGCATTGCCTTTAAAAGAGGGCAGCTTTGCCATCATTTTGTCTTGTGTAACAAGCCGCTTTGCTATGGCGGGATTAATAAGTTTTTTCCCGTATGCCCGCCAATCCGGCAAGGCAGAGGCATTTATTAAGAATTCCACAAACAATATTTTTATACTTGCTTTGATCATGGCGGTAGTTTGTGTAAGCTTAGTGGATTTACAAAAAGGCTTAGGCCTGCTTGCTATATCCACATTAGTAGCTTTCTTATTAGGAAATTATTTTAAACGTTCTTTGGGAGGCGTAACCGGAGATATTTGTGGTGCGGTAAATGAAATTTCCGAAACTTTATGTTTATTGCTATGGGGGGTGTTATGA
- the cobT gene encoding nicotinate-nucleotide--dimethylbenzimidazole phosphoribosyltransferase — translation MVEDFLSLANNIKSIDRGLVQLTQKRLDNLTKPLGSFGRLEEIAKLIVGLTGKKDIKLKSKVIFTLAADHGVTDEGVSPYPKEVTAQMVYNFLRGGAGINVLAKHVGARIVVADLGVAERIKTKNKNFYDRKVRLGTANMARGPAMTKEDAEKAINAGVEIFNAEYKKGIDIIGIGEMGIGNTTAASALTALFTKTKIEEVSGRGAGLDDAGLARKIEVIKRALEINSPDASDPVGVLAKVGGLEIAGLVGIIIASCGKRLPVVLDGFISSSAALTASFIKPQVKEYMIASHCSVEKGHKVILAHLGLKPLLDLSLRLGEGTGAALGINLVEASVKILQEMATFDSAGVSKKEA, via the coding sequence TTGGTGGAAGACTTTTTATCTTTAGCCAATAATATTAAAAGTATCGACCGGGGATTAGTTCAGCTTACCCAAAAAAGGCTTGATAATCTTACTAAGCCATTGGGCAGCTTTGGGCGCTTAGAAGAAATAGCCAAACTTATAGTCGGGCTTACAGGCAAGAAGGATATAAAGCTTAAAAGTAAGGTGATCTTTACTTTAGCCGCCGACCATGGAGTTACCGATGAGGGGGTTAGCCCATACCCAAAAGAAGTTACCGCGCAGATGGTTTATAATTTTTTGCGGGGCGGCGCAGGGATAAATGTATTAGCCAAACACGTTGGGGCAAGGATTGTGGTTGCGGATTTAGGGGTAGCGGAAAGAATAAAAACCAAGAATAAAAACTTTTATGATAGAAAAGTGCGTTTGGGTACAGCGAATATGGCGCGCGGCCCAGCTATGACTAAAGAAGACGCAGAAAAAGCCATTAATGCCGGCGTGGAAATCTTTAACGCAGAGTATAAAAAGGGGATTGATATTATAGGTATTGGAGAAATGGGTATTGGAAATACTACTGCCGCTTCAGCTTTGACTGCGCTTTTCACCAAAACCAAAATTGAAGAAGTTTCCGGAAGAGGCGCGGGGTTAGATGATGCGGGTTTGGCGCGGAAGATAGAAGTAATCAAGCGCGCTTTAGAAATTAATTCACCCGATGCCAGCGACCCGGTAGGCGTTTTAGCTAAAGTTGGCGGATTGGAAATTGCGGGGCTGGTGGGAATAATTATTGCTTCTTGCGGCAAGAGATTGCCTGTTGTGTTGGATGGGTTTATTTCTTCCTCGGCAGCTCTAACGGCAAGTTTTATTAAACCCCAAGTAAAAGAATATATGATCGCCAGCCACTGTTCGGTGGAAAAAGGGCACAAAGTGATCTTAGCGCATTTAGGCCTAAAGCCGTTATTAGATTTAAGCTTGCGCCTGGGTGAAGGAACTGGCGCGGCCTTAGGCATTAACCTTGTAGAGGCGTCGGTAAAGATACTGCAAGAGATGGCTACCTTTGATTCCGCGGGAGTTTCCAAGAAAGAGGCATAA
- the cobU gene encoding bifunctional adenosylcobinamide kinase/adenosylcobinamide-phosphate guanylyltransferase yields the protein MGKIILITGGARSGKSALALKLAERDSGVVFVATAEALDSEMKKRISLHKKSRPVSWHVIEEPRDLKSALKKIPSDTETVIIDCLTLWVSNKMLSGAKEKDILLSAKDILILAKKIKATCVFISNEVGSGIVPENKLARDFRDVAGRVNQLVSQEADKVYVSFCGLQLCLK from the coding sequence ATGGGGAAAATCATTCTTATTACTGGCGGCGCGCGTAGCGGGAAAAGCGCATTGGCGCTAAAGCTTGCGGAAAGGGATTCGGGCGTGGTGTTTGTCGCTACCGCCGAAGCCCTTGACAGTGAGATGAAAAAGCGCATCAGTCTGCACAAGAAATCCCGGCCTGTCAGCTGGCATGTTATAGAAGAGCCGCGCGATTTAAAAAGCGCACTTAAGAAAATCCCTTCCGATACAGAGACTGTGATCATTGATTGTTTAACTCTTTGGGTGTCTAACAAGATGTTGTCAGGCGCGAAAGAAAAGGACATTCTCTTAAGCGCTAAAGATATTCTTATTTTGGCCAAGAAAATAAAAGCCACCTGCGTTTTTATTTCCAATGAAGTTGGTTCCGGCATTGTTCCAGAGAATAAATTAGCCAGAGATTTTCGCGATGTTGCCGGTAGAGTAAATCAATTAGTATCCCAAGAAGCCGATAAGGTTTATGTTTCCTTTTGCGGTTTGCAGCTTTGTTTAAAATGA